DNA from Cyprinus carpio isolate SPL01 chromosome B3, ASM1834038v1, whole genome shotgun sequence:
TTGACCTCCTCTTGCTGCTCTGCTCCTCAGATGCCTCCTAAGAGAGATGAGGCTGCGCTgcaggaggaagaggagctgCAGCTGGCCATCGCGCTGTCTCAGAGTGAGGCCgaggagaaggagaggaaggTACGATGTCTAACGTCTGTAAGCCAGCCGTTCTGTCGGCATAAACAAGGGGACACATGATGATTGTGTTTGTTTACAGAAACAGAAGAACACTTACTCTGCGTACCCCAAAGTTGATCCCACCCCTGTGACTTCCTCTGCCCCTCCTGCCAGCACTCTCTACTCCTCTCACATGGTAAGAAACGCTCatcttatttattaattgaaacaCCTTGTCTAAATGTATCTTTAGTGGGTAAATCGTTTCTCTTAACCTTTCAGAACTCATCAGCTCCATCGGCTGAAGACGTGGATCCAGAGGTGAAAAACCAATTATTTCAAAGGAAGAGTTCCttcaaaaatagttaatttaatttagatgttttataagtacagtaaatatgccaataaatacattttaaaatacataaatactttttttttttaaatgcttttgaaaatttcTTCAAAAGGCTGCACTTCTTTGactgaaaatactgtaaaacaacagtaataatatgaaatcattacaatgtaaaatgactgtttctgtttgaataagtttttaaatgtaatttattcctgcaatccaatttttagcatcattactccagtctttagttttaaatgatccttcagaaatcattataatatgcttaaagaaacattttttttattataattattattatcaatgttgttacccaattatatattgtgtattatCAATTGTGTTGCTCAATATTTTTGCTGGAACTGTTAcccattttttcaggattctttcataaTGAAGAAAGatcaaaagcagcatttatttgaaatagaaatcttttgtaacattatgtctttactgtcacttttgaaaaagtatttaagtatttttaatttgaaaaaaaaaaaaaaatagtattatttaaaagGTATATTAAATGGACccaaaaaacttttcttttttttttattatttaaaaggtatattaaatttttttttgtctaagttAGTGATATTATATTGTTGAATGCTTAATCTGTATCTGCCATGTAATAGCATAGATTTAGATATAAATACAACCAACAGTCATAAAATAAAGACCCAAAACTATTGTATTGTATGAAAAACCCAATCAGtgtattcaaataatattttcaatattttcagcTGGCCCGTTACCTAAACAGAACTTACTGGGAGAAGAAACAGGAAGAGGTTCGCAAGAGTCCCACCCCCTCTGCTCCTGCTCCTGCCTCAGCCTCTGCTCCTGCCTCTGCTCCTGCTCCAGTTTCACTGGCTGAGCCCGTGCCAATCAGCCAACCAGTGGAAAGCCTCGCTCCGGTCCAACCCATCAACATAGTGGAGGTACCTGCAGCACTGAAAATGGAGAATCAAGAAAAAAGCTGAATCATGTTCTGCACTGAACGTCTTGCATCTGTCTCTTCAGCAGCAGTATCAGAATGGAGAATCTGAGGAGAACCACGAGCAGTTCCTGAAGGTCTTGCAGAACGCCGTCACCACCTTCCTTAACCGCATGAAGAGCAACCACATGCGCGGCCGCAGCATCACCAACGACAGCGCTGTGCTCTCTCTCTTCCAGTCCATCAACAACATGCACCCACAGCTGCTGGAAATACTCAACCAGCTGGATGAGAAGAGACGTGAGTCgcgtgtgcatgtttgtgtctcAAGCCCGTGTCTCACACAGTGCTAAATATAGGtgtaaatggggtccaaaacaagtTGTGATCTGATCTAGAGCTGCACCAACTATTCAATAAAAGCGTTAATTATTGcgaagaaaaataatcaaaacatcaTTTCATTATCAGTTATAGAGGTCTTACCTGTGTGCATAGAAAACCTCcgttattaattcattaatgccAAACAGTGAAAAACACCACATTTGATTTTTGCTATTAAATACTTAGAATTTAATTGACATTTTGCAAAACAATCATTTGGATCAAAACAGTACACACTGCTAAAGGTTTTAAATGAACCATGATTGTTGTTCAGTTCACGATACATAATgcactaactaaagttaaattgtaccatttttataatattttttataataaattaggttttgcatatttattgaaataattagaaataaatgtaaaattaattgatttttatcaaaataaattagatgtttgttttttccactaaataattaaaaatatagtaactatatattatttgtattatataattatagtatttattagaaataaataatttgaaaataaatacgTTTATTTTAAGACAGTAAATAACATGTGCAGAACAACTGCttaatatatttactaaaataatttgaaataaataatttgaaaatgaatcagtttgaatgtaaatatcaaaatgaattaaactgtgtcttgattttaatttcaaactttctaaatatatttagaaactgCTGCCTTCAAGCTGTTACCTTGATCTCTTTGTTAGTAACTTTCCAGCTCTTTCCAAATGACacaaaatgtatgaatatattgATGCTGGTTGGGTTGCAGTTTCAAAGTATCGTCCCTAACACCTGAATGCTGTCTCCTCTGTCGCTCAGTGTACTATGAGGGTCTTCAGGACAAACTGGCACAGGTGCGTGATGCGTGGGCGGCACTGAACGCTCTGAGAGAGGAGCACAGGGAGAAACTGAGACGGACCGCTGaggaggcagagagacagagacaaatccAGCTCGCCCAGAAACTGGGGATCATGAGGCAGAAGAAACAGGCAAGTTGCTTTTCTTTTGAGTCTGTGAATCATGTGACAAGGGAACGCTGACTGTGATTGGTTACTGCAGGAGTACCTGGAGATGCAAAGACAGATCGCAATCCAGCGTCTGCAGGAGCAGGAGAAGGAGAGACAGATGCGTCTGGAGCAGCAGAAACACACCATTCAGATGAGAGCACAGATGCCCACGTTCTCTCTGCCTTACGCACAGGTGTGCACGGCTACATACACACATTTGACACATTCAGCGAGtcattataaatattacacacattatgtatttatatttatattataattgttatcTTTATAAATACTTAAAAGTTTGCTTTTACTGAGATTTGTAAGTTAATTGTAGGGCTAGATGATATAATTTTTGGTGCTTGTAGATGCAGTCACTGCCTCCTAACATGGCAGTGGGGGTGGGGTATCCCCCCGCCGGCCCTCCCAGCTATCCTGGCACGTTCAGTCCCAATGGCTCAGTGGAAGGGTCGCCCATGCATGGAGTCTACATGAACCAGCCCGGACAGACAGCTGCTGGTGGCCCGTACCAGGCCATGCCTGTGTCAGCTACAGGTCAACCAATCATCCTCTGTCTTTATCActctttaaaaatgtctgttttgtgtgtAGTCTACAGATTTAATAGAGTCTCTGCTCACTCTCTTTTAGATCCCAACATGGTGAACGCTTACATGTATCAGACTGCAGGCTCCAGTGGGCAGCCAGCCGCCCCTGGACAAGCCCCTCCCACAACCACCCCTGCCTACACTAACTACCAGCCCACACCTACACAAGGCTACCAGGTCAGGAGATGTGATCAATTTACGGCTTCACGTTTACCTAAATGttcatatgcttttatttatggaagcccatttccgccactaaataaaaaaagataattgtgactttttattacgcagttaatttttttttctcgcagTTGCAAATTACATCtcggaattctgacttttttctcagaattgtgtgatataaactcaattgCGTGTTTATATCttaattcttcctttttttttcttttctatttctcAAAAGTGTGGTAAACTTgcagttgcgagttataaagtccaattcgTCCACAGTTATTTCCTTCAGCAAGAGTCTACTCTCAAGGCTACTTAATGAGTTATACAGTTAGTTTGAAGGTTTGGCATGAATGTTTGCATGTTCTTTTTGTAGAACGTGGTCTCTCAAGCTCAGAGTTTGCCCCCGATGTCCCAGGCTGCCCACACCAACGGTATTACCTACATGGGCTACCAGCCATACAGCATGCAGGTACGTTTactgtatttacaatatttatgttttactgtATCAGATCAGTTTGTGTCTTAAGTTTGTGTcttgttcacaccgggacgaatatcagTTATACTTTATTGtgttaggtttgttttttttttaattttgtgtcttgttcacaccgggacgaatatcacGTGCGATATGAGATTTGCACTTTTGTTCACGTGCCTTGTGCTGCTGAAGTTACATTAAAACACTACTTGGTGGCGCTCAAGCACAAAACGGTCTTGCCGAGCACATTTTATACCTAACTGTGAAGAGTAAGTAAGTGGACCAAGAAGatcaaggcaagatgaatgtagagctgctggtctcactggtgtctgaacacaaagggctttatgacaaacgcgacagcgactacaaaaatcttgataagaGAGAGTTGTTATGGAGAGGAATTGCAGATCAAATAGGATTCGATGTGTACCGGGGTATGTCTGTTTttcattaagcgccatctaatgtcagagaacaccgggacgaatatcacGTGCGATTATCACCGACGTGAATTTGCACGTTCGCTCGGctacaccgggacgaatatcacGTGCGATTATCACCGACGTGAATTTGCACGTATTACAACCTATACGTCTCAGATCTGATGTTCTTCCCTGCTTTCAAAACCCATATGGAATGGAAAGTTTGGAGACTGTCACTGATTGCTGTTAACTTCTTTTGCAGAATATGATGACCGCTCTTCCAGGACAAGACCCCAACATGCCTCCCCAACAGCCCTACATGCCTGGGCAACAGCCTATGTACCAGCAGGTCAGCATTTTTacaataaagtgttatttttttttttttttacaataaagtgttattttttttttttttaatctctactGGAAAATTAATGGGAAACTACTTTCAGATTCAATAGGACCTTaggcaccgcaggaaccttttcatagtaccagaactaattgtggaactactcGCTTTTTGGCGTTTTCGCACCACCAGAACTGGGTACGATTTTaataccggactgcctttttcaagaacaaaattagctcctactccagagTAGGGTCTAACCAGCACGACTGGTACTACcggtgacgtaagtagacattgattggccagacgcgtacaaaaacgccctcacccgccatgatttaaaaagccgtgtaaacattgtgtcaacttatttcacaagtttgatgaacagcgatagatggacgctgaagtgcaggcacttgtagcaaatgtatcACTGctagttgtcgttggagattcttactCCTCCTTTCGCCATCTTTACGTATACATCAACATTCCATGTCCctttattgtgaaacccgcgagacgacacacaaaaaacacagctTCTTCTTTGTTCACAGCGTCCTCCATATgacctcctgttgttaacgttgttcttagTTTTGGAAACAGTTCgcgcaaaatcatcccagtactttagtgctgtacatttagttctggaactaaagcagtgcgaaaggccctatagcCTCTGACAAAGTGCTGGCACTGTAGCTCTTTGTTAATCTGAATCATGTTGTTTCCTTGTGTTTTTGAACAGATGGCTCCCCCCGGTGGGCCGCAGCAGCAGTCACAACAGCAGCCGGCTCAGGCTCCTCCGGGCAGTGCAGAGGCTCAGCTCATTTCATTTGACTGATCATAGCTCATCATATGCCTTTACCCACCAAGTCCAGCAcactacattaaatttatcacCCTGCACCTGCTCGCGCTTCACTATGCTCCACAGATACTGAAGGTGTACAGATATTGTAAAAGCATTAGGCTGTCTGCGTCCCCCTACTCGCACCCTCTCTTTCAGTGACGGAGGAGAGATTACAGATGGAGCTGGGGGGGAACCTTTGTCTCTTAActggatgaatctcacaaaactcGGTCTAGatcatattttaccccaaaacaaaaaaagaaaccctttttttggtgatttaaaaaaataaatctattttagaccattacattttttttttttgtattgtgacatCAGTTATGACAATTAAATGTTTCCTTTCTCCGTTCTCATTATTGTAAAGCAGAAAATTGGTATTTCATTTAAACTGTAAAGTAGTTAGATGGtaatatttgttgtactgcctttaTCCTGAtatcatgatttaaaaatgactgtATATTAGAATGAGATTCACCATAGACAATTATGAGaattaccaaaaaacaaacaaataaactgtcAAGTTGCCTTGACACATTAAACATATGAGAGTTTTGGTGGAAATATGATTCATGAGGatgcaaaaaatcttaatggtcctagaATGAAAtggcctttttttgtgtgtgtgtaaggaaatGTAAAAAGCCCATTTCTGCAACATAAGATAGTAAtactttggtaaatcataattatgacataagttGAAATGTAATGTCAAAATGATACAATACGAAGTCATAATTGACACAGTATGTTATCTTATAATTAATGTCAAAAGTTCAACTTATTTCAAATTCAAAGTTGACATGGTAAgtcattatgagataaaaagattTGTCATAAGTCTTTTTATCTCAGAAATATGACTTTAGTATCTCATACAGTCAAAAATGTGATACTAAGTCATCGTGTCAAGGTTCTACTTTGTCATAATTGTGTTTTGTCAATCTGAATTATGACTGTatatcataatttagttttttctttattacacTAAGTCATAGTTCTgacagtcaaaattatgagatactaagtcatatttgagataaaaagtcaaaattatgacaaactcATCTACTTTATCGTAATTTGGACTTAATATCTCATAATGTTGATGTGTTATCAAAGAAGTTTCACTAAAGCTTCGGTGGCAGAAATGAGATTCTGTtaaaaatatgacctggacatgttgtGAGATTCACCCTAACTCTAACTTCCATCGCTCTAGATTTTCACAAATGCAGTTTTTCCTTCTAAAACGAAGCTGATGCGAAGTTAGCCATTCGTACCACAGAGAACCATCAGTACTATTCAAAAAGACATAACCATCCCTTGTCTCATATTTTTCTCAGATGTGTTAGCATGAGTGAATATGTAACCGGTTAAGAGACTTGGTGACTTTAGCAGAGGTCACTGCGGCATCATAGCAGTTTTTCAGTTATGAAATGCTGTGAGATCATGTGACATTCCAGTGCTGGTTTCCATGTATGCGATCCTAGAGATGCTTCAGAAGCTCTGTGCGTTATGGAATCCTCGCTAATGATTTATGCGGTAGATGGCGCAAACATGGCTTCTGTCGTATAATTAACAGCCAGTGGGATGTCAACTTTACTGCCATTTGCATATCACCAATCTATTCAAAATAAACAGATACTGCGTGTAAGTTTGCCAGATGTCACATTTATTTGTCTTTGCTCTTTGTGGATCTTCACAGAGTGGGTTCAGACCTGACTGTGCAGAACTAGACCAATCAATCCATCTCAAAGATGCGGTTTCATTACCAAGTTGTAAAAACTGTTGACAGCCTGTGGATGGTTTTgatggatgatgtgaacgctgcatgtttgttacacacacacacacacacacagagaaccagTGACGTCTGTAACCCCATTAATATCATCTTTATTCCATACTGATCTGACTCATGATAAAAAGAAGTCATTTTAAGATCATATTTAATATCTTGTTCTTTTATTGGTCATGCATTAGTGGAAATGTTTCTTTTCTTGTCTCTGAAGGTTTGTGCACAATAAAACAATGCCACTCTGTTCATTTGTGTGTTTGAAGCGCAGGCAGAATGAGAAAATGACTAAAAGAAAGTGAAACAGTGTTAATATTTTATCCTGGAAACTGGATCCATGTTCTCTGAATGGACAGATTGCCTACAGTTTTCTGAAGACGAGGCGTTTACTCACACACCAGACAGAGGTTATCAATGCTGGTTTCAAACATGAAACTTAAGAATGTCCTGTCACATTTCATCTCGAAATCATAAGATAGACATTAGgcattatattttgcttaaagaaaatgaagcctgtaTTTAGGACTATTAAGATTTAGTGCTTTGTGAATGTTTTATGataattaagcaattaaaacctccCAAATCCTCATTACTGATACACAAAAACCTGGATTGCAGTGTGAATTCAGTGAATTAATACAGTGtgaattataatttgttttcaggTTGCTCAAGACCAAACAGCTCACGGTGAGACTGATCCTCCAGTAGCTCCCGCCCTGACTGCGCTCAGCTGCAGGAGAAAGGAACATTTGGTGGACTCTTGCGAAATGCTGAACATGTTTATTTCTGTAGCCAGGACCATGCATGTTATAAATGTTGCTGATACTTGCGCTGGGCTTTTGTTGTCGTTCAGTGATGGGTGAAGGAGCAATCTCGATGGATCAGGAGATGGATAAGAGACTTCTGTCTGCTCCTTCCCTTCAAGTTCTGGACAACCAAAGAACCAAAGAGAGCATGCAAATTACCTTGGTATCTTGGAAATTTTGTGAATTAtgataatatttgattttatacaGCACTCTGaaatttctgattctgattaaaccGTTGTTTCATTCAGCCATAAAGCACATCAGTATagcacattaaacacattttgagCTATATTAGCCACACAAGTGAACTAAACTGTATCAGaaaatcaaaaaattacattattcatGGAAAGCGTCTGTGGGTTAATCATTTCTGAGGGTTAATTTATCTCAAATATGGTCCAGCATTGGTTTTTTATTAAGTTACCAAGTGAGTATTATTATTGCATAACCACTctagtattttgttttaattattaattaaattttatttggttTAAGCACAGTAGCCATTTAAGGGTCTGTTTATAATAGAAAGGATTTGAGAGACTGTCCTCATTTTTACGGACCACCTATTGTATGCATGCagattcagaacattttttttattttagccgACAATTTTCACAGATATTCCTAAATGGTaaatacgtaaataaataaatttaaataagtaaattttaaatatagcGAGATTCGAATTTCTGTCAGTGGCATTATTTTGAATTGCCTACGAATTCTTTAGCCTACTAATATTTATAATAGCTCGATATTTCTAGGATTCGTTTTAGAGacttttatgtaatttatgtaatgcGTCTCATTCATTCagagacttttattttatattttacccCGTGTATGTAGGCTTTTATTTctgtacgtttttttatatttttgcactaatttatttatctttaaattaagacatttatttaagAGAAGAGGTTTTGTAAAACAACGTGACaggaatattttaaattaagttgtgtCCCTCCGGCGCGGTGCACTGTGGGTAGGTCAGGAAGAGCCAGTGGAGGACGCCATGTGCTTCTGCTAGAGGAGGTCCGACAGTCAGTCTCGCGCTGAGAGAGCTGTGTTTTGGGAACTGGCCTGTCGTTTTGTAGCGTTCACTGAACGGTTAGTCGTGCTTTCTGGGTCATGATGCACTGCAGCAGATACTGCGTCCGGATCGCGCTGCGGACCGCGGCGAACACACACCGGTAAGAACCTGATAAAACCCCTGCGTCTGCCAGCGCTCAAGGACACAGAATTCACcaacaatatttcacatactaGAGGTGTCAATGAAACACGCATACAGATGTTATTAAGATCTAAAGTGCACCAATCTGAAGTTTAATGTGCTCAGATAAGATTCTGACATGAGATGCATCTTTATCCTGCAGCAGATCTGAATCTTTCAACGTCAGAAGTCAGGGAATATGCATGTAATAGCATAGCTCATatactgttttaatgtttacCTGATACTTACTTTATAATGCAACTTAACGAGAATGACCGTGTATGGAAGGGCACGTGACTTCtgtgaatgaataataaatgtataatttcctcTAGCTCTATATTTCTAATGGTGTTCAGGCTGAGACCACTGAAAACCTGGGATCTGTTTTCTCCTTTGCACCTGGaaactgtttttaaatggttGAAATTAAAAAGCTCTGATATAATCTTCATTAGCATGTAATATTATCTATTGTTGAGTCACTAATTAAATGTGAGCACATCTGTGACATTGACCATGTGAACTCCTTTGTACTAAAGGTCAGTAGTGGATACGCTAACCTCCTCAAGTAAAGAAACCCTAACCCTAAAGTATCATGCTGACGGTATATTGTGcaacaaaaaagtgcaaaatggATCCATTTTCACTAGCGGTCTCGACTTTTAGACTccactgtatatttataatgcaatttaatagaAACAAACCGTTCAACGTTGGCTTTCTCAAGatttttggtaagatttttatttatttattattattatttattttatttttttttattgccaccgacaaattaagatatatttgatgaaatccaagagctttttgACTCTGCATGATACGTTCAAGTCCCAGAAACGTAGTACGaacattggtaaaacagtccttgtgacatcagtggttcaaccgtgatTTAATGAGTTAAACAAGCAGCACAtgacatgtcccaccagagacagtaatatactggatcactgttacacagcaataaaggatgcatatcactctgtatCTTATACCGACCTGccggcagaaactgaaatcagctaaacctgttaaaagatggactaatgaagcagagtgGGATTTCCAAGCT
Protein-coding regions in this window:
- the LOC109078172 gene encoding hepatocyte growth factor-regulated tyrosine kinase substrate-like isoform X4 is translated as MGKGGGTFDRLLDKATSQLLLETDWESILQICDLIRQGDTQAKYAVGAIKKKLNDKNPHVALYGLEVLESVVKNCGQTVHDEVASKQTMEELKELFKKQPEPNVKNKILYLIQAWSHAFRNEPKYKVIQDTYQIMKVEGHVFPEFKESDAMFAAERAPDWVDAEECHRCRVQFGVMTRKHHCRACGQIFCGKCSSKYSTIPKFGIEKEVRVCEPCFEILNKKAEGKAASTGQSELPPEYLTSPLSQQSQMPPKRDEAALQEEEELQLAIALSQSEAEEKERKKQKNTYSAYPKVDPTPVTSSAPPASTLYSSHMNSSAPSAEDVDPELARYLNRTYWEKKQEEVRKSPTPSAPAPASASAPASAPAPVSLAEPVPISQPVESLAPVQPINIVEQYQNGESEENHEQFLKVLQNAVTTFLNRMKSNHMRGRSITNDSAVLSLFQSINNMHPQLLEILNQLDEKRLYYEGLQDKLAQVRDAWAALNALREEHREKLRRTAEEAERQRQIQLAQKLGIMRQKKQEYLEMQRQIAIQRLQEQEKERQMRLEQQKHTIQMRAQMPTFSLPYAQMQSLPPNMAVGVGYPPAGPPSYPGTFSPNGSVEGSPMHGVYMNQPGQTAAGGPYQAMPVSATDPNMVNAYMYQTAGSSGQPAAPGQAPPTTTPAYTNYQPTPTQGYQNVVSQAQSLPPMSQAAHTNGITYMGYQPYSMQNMMTALPGQDPNMPPQQPYMPGQQPMYQQMAPPGGPQQQSQQQPAQAPPGSAEAQLISFD
- the LOC109078172 gene encoding hepatocyte growth factor-regulated tyrosine kinase substrate-like isoform X3, with translation MGKGGGTFDRLLDKATSQLLLETDWESILQICDLIRQGDTQAKYAVGAIKKKLNDKNPHVALYGLEVLESVVKNCGQTVHDEVASKQTMEELKELFKKQPEPNVKNKILYLIQAWSHAFRNEPKYKVIQDTYQIMKVEGHVFPEFKESDAMFAAERAPDWVDAEECHRCRVQFGVMTRKHHCRACGQIFCGKCSSKYSTIPKFGIEKEVRVCEPCFEILNKKAEGKAASTGQSELPPEYLTSPLSQQSQMPPKRDEAALQEEEELQLAIALSQSEAEEKERKKQKNTYSAYPKVDPTPVTSSAPPASTLYSSHMNSSAPSAEDVDPELARYLNRTYWEKKQEEVRKSPTPSAPAPASASAPASAPAPVSLAEPVPISQPVESLAPVQPINIVEQQYQNGESEENHEQFLKVLQNAVTTFLNRMKSNHMRGRSITNDSAVLSLFQSINNMHPQLLEILNQLDEKRLYYEGLQDKLAQVRDAWAALNALREEHREKLRRTAEEAERQRQIQLAQKLGIMRQKKQEYLEMQRQIAIQRLQEQEKERQMRLEQQKHTIQMRAQMPTFSLPYAQMQSLPPNMAVGVGYPPAGPPSYPGTFSPNGSVEGSPMHGVYMNQPGQTAAGGPYQAMPVSATDPNMVNAYMYQTAGSSGQPAAPGQAPPTTTPAYTNYQPTPTQGYQNVVSQAQSLPPMSQAAHTNGITYMGYQPYSMQNMMTALPGQDPNMPPQQPYMPGQQPMYQQMAPPGGPQQQSQQQPAQAPPGSAEAQLISFD
- the LOC109078172 gene encoding hepatocyte growth factor-regulated tyrosine kinase substrate-like isoform X2, with the protein product MGKGGGTFDRLLDKATSQLLLETDWESILQICDLIRQGDTQAKYAVGAIKKKLNDKNPHVALYGLEVLESVVKNCGQTVHDEVASKQTMEELKELFKKQPEPNVKNKILYLIQAWSHAFRNEPKYKVIQDTYQIMKVEGHVFPEFKESDAMFAAERAPDWVDAEECHRCRVQFGVMTRKHHCRACGQIFCGKCSSKYSTIPKFGIEKEVRVCEPCFEILNKKAEGKAASTGQSELPPEYLTSPLSQQSQVVPTESMPPKRDEAALQEEEELQLAIALSQSEAEEKERKKQKNTYSAYPKVDPTPVTSSAPPASTLYSSHMNSSAPSAEDVDPELARYLNRTYWEKKQEEVRKSPTPSAPAPASASAPASAPAPVSLAEPVPISQPVESLAPVQPINIVEQYQNGESEENHEQFLKVLQNAVTTFLNRMKSNHMRGRSITNDSAVLSLFQSINNMHPQLLEILNQLDEKRLYYEGLQDKLAQVRDAWAALNALREEHREKLRRTAEEAERQRQIQLAQKLGIMRQKKQEYLEMQRQIAIQRLQEQEKERQMRLEQQKHTIQMRAQMPTFSLPYAQMQSLPPNMAVGVGYPPAGPPSYPGTFSPNGSVEGSPMHGVYMNQPGQTAAGGPYQAMPVSATDPNMVNAYMYQTAGSSGQPAAPGQAPPTTTPAYTNYQPTPTQGYQNVVSQAQSLPPMSQAAHTNGITYMGYQPYSMQNMMTALPGQDPNMPPQQPYMPGQQPMYQQMAPPGGPQQQSQQQPAQAPPGSAEAQLISFD
- the LOC109078172 gene encoding hepatocyte growth factor-regulated tyrosine kinase substrate-like isoform X1: MGKGGGTFDRLLDKATSQLLLETDWESILQICDLIRQGDTQAKYAVGAIKKKLNDKNPHVALYGLEVLESVVKNCGQTVHDEVASKQTMEELKELFKKQPEPNVKNKILYLIQAWSHAFRNEPKYKVIQDTYQIMKVEGHVFPEFKESDAMFAAERAPDWVDAEECHRCRVQFGVMTRKHHCRACGQIFCGKCSSKYSTIPKFGIEKEVRVCEPCFEILNKKAEGKAASTGQSELPPEYLTSPLSQQSQVVPTESMPPKRDEAALQEEEELQLAIALSQSEAEEKERKKQKNTYSAYPKVDPTPVTSSAPPASTLYSSHMNSSAPSAEDVDPELARYLNRTYWEKKQEEVRKSPTPSAPAPASASAPASAPAPVSLAEPVPISQPVESLAPVQPINIVEQQYQNGESEENHEQFLKVLQNAVTTFLNRMKSNHMRGRSITNDSAVLSLFQSINNMHPQLLEILNQLDEKRLYYEGLQDKLAQVRDAWAALNALREEHREKLRRTAEEAERQRQIQLAQKLGIMRQKKQEYLEMQRQIAIQRLQEQEKERQMRLEQQKHTIQMRAQMPTFSLPYAQMQSLPPNMAVGVGYPPAGPPSYPGTFSPNGSVEGSPMHGVYMNQPGQTAAGGPYQAMPVSATDPNMVNAYMYQTAGSSGQPAAPGQAPPTTTPAYTNYQPTPTQGYQNVVSQAQSLPPMSQAAHTNGITYMGYQPYSMQNMMTALPGQDPNMPPQQPYMPGQQPMYQQMAPPGGPQQQSQQQPAQAPPGSAEAQLISFD